The following DNA comes from Synechococcus sp. CC9616.
GGAGGCGTCAGCAACACATGATTGAGATCCTGGAGTCAAGAGCCATCATCAAAGCCATGGCAACGCGAGCCATCCTTCAAACACTTTGCGAAATGAACAACGATCCATCATGAGCCACAGGCAGAAAGGGAGAAAGACAATGCAGCCAAACACCAAGCACGAGAACCATTGCACACGCCATCATCATGTGCGCACATCGTTAAAAGGCCCCATTAATAGAGGCTCAGCCAGCCAATATTCCCTAAAGACTGAGACAACATCGATAGATGGGCTTTACCGGAAAAACAAACTGGTGAATACAGACTGATAGATGTCTAAGAGTTATCAAAGCAAACGCTTCAAACGAACCATGCCGATGTACGATTAGAGAAAATTGATTCTTGAGAGTCCAATGTCAAAAAGCCTGCAGGGTTCAAGTGACTTTGAGCTTACTCTGAATAAGGACAGTGTTAAGCAGGGAAAATCTTTCAAATCCCAGATCAAGTCATCCAGTGCCTATGGAGAGGATGATATTTTCTGGACATTCAGTGGTGACGGAATCACAAGAAATGATTTCAAGAATGGGAGCCTTCAGGGTCAGTCGACGCTTAAAAAAGACGGCTCCAATAAGCAAATCTTTGAAATTGCTGCCAATAGTGAGCGCACACAAAACACCACACTCGACGTTGACTATTTTCTCGACTCGAAATTTAAAACCAGGGTTGCTGGCGACTCAATCGCTATCGTTGCAAAATCATATGATCCCGACAAGGATTCAAGCAAACCATGGTCAATGAATGCCGCGAGGACACAAGTCAAAGAAAATGTACTCGTCCAATTTACGATTAATAATGGCACCCCTGATGAGACAGTTTTTTATACCTTAAGCGGCAAAGGAATCGACAAAAACGACTTTAATCTCTCCTATGCCCGCATGAGTGGCAAAGCGAAGATGGATAGCACTGGGAAGGCACAAATCCCTTTGATGGTACGCGATGACCACAAAACTGAAGGCACTGAAGATGTCACCGTTAGCATCTTTGCCGACAAGGCTTACAAGAAAAAATTGTCGTCTAAAGAAATACCAATTCTTGATACGTCCATCGAAACGCCAGAGCAAGGCCCCACAAAGTCAAAAACTCCTTCTGGAAAACAACCCGTTTGGAGCAACAAGACCGACAAAGGAACTTGGTTCACACTCTCACCAAGTCGCACAGAGATCCGTGAAAACACATCAACACGTACCAGGATTGATTCAAACAACAAAGGCGGATTAGTTCTTTATTACAAAACAGGCGGCAATAGTATCGATCAGAACGATTTTGATCTCTCTTATGCCAGAACTTCAGGCGAAGTGATTCTGAACAGCAACGGCACTGCTTTTATTCCACATCTCCTCAGAAACGATAACAAGACGGAAGGCACAGAAAATCTTACGATTTCATTGTACCGGGATAAAAAATTTAAAAAAGGAATCGCTTCGACAACAGTGCCGGTGCTTGACACTTCAGTTCAAACACCCGAGAAATCTCCAACCACATCAATCAATCCCAATACCAAACAACAACAGTGGGGTGGAGGTGTTCTGGGAGGCGACTGGTTCACACTCTCTCCAAACCGTAGCGATTTTCAACGCGGAGAAAAAGTTTCAACACGGGTTGATTCTGATGCCCTGCCTGGAGAAGTGCTCGACTGGAGACTGAGCGGACCGGACATTGATGGAACTGATCTTGATCAGTCCAAAGGGAGTGGGCTAACAGGAACCACTGAGATTTCTAAAAACGGATATTCTTCGATTGAACATTTTTTCAGGTTTGACAATTCAACCAATGAAAATACCGAAGCAACCATCGATCTATTCAGAAAAAATAGCACAACGAAAGTCGCAACGACGTCGTTTGAACTGATCGCCACACCCGCTGAAGCTGAACCCAACAAAACAGTCATTGATGAAGGTAAAGCGATGAAATTCAAGGTCTTTACCAGAGGTGTTCCTTCAGGTGAAAATATTTATTGGGATGTCACCGGTTTGAATATTACGGATGGTGATTTTGTAACACCACGTTCTGGAGTTGTTACACAAGATTCCACTCAAAAATTCCAAATCAACTTTGAAGCTGCAAAAGATTTACTGACTGAAGGCACGGAATATTTCAAGCTGAATCTCTATAGCGATGCCGGCCGTACTGGTCTCATCGGGGCATCAGATGAAATTACAATTAACGACACATCAACAACGCCACAACAGACCTACGACTTGATTTCAAGCGCAGCGACAGTCAAAGAAGGCAAAGGTTTCAAAATGAAAGTCAAGACAAAAAATGTTGACCCTGGTGAAATTATTTATTGGAAAGGTTCTGGCCCAGCAGCAGATGAAAATATTGCCTACTTTGAAGATACTGGTCTTACCTATGGAACAGCCATGCTGGACACCTCAGGAAATGCAATCTTGCAATTTAGAACCAACAAGAAAAGCATGACAAGCAGCTCTGCGGCATTTAATTTCTCGATATTCGAAACATCAAATTACATCACTCCAATTAGCGGAACAGCCAGCATCACCGTTCTAGACAATTAGTACCTGAAAGATATCAATACAAAGCCGGACCCCCTGATCGGCCGGCTTTGTTCTCGATGCTAGCCTCACTGATCAGTACCGTTAAGGAGGTCATAACCAGAGAATCGTATGAACAGGGACAACTGTGTTTTCGAAGCTCCCAGAAATTGGCACCTTTGGGATGAAGCGAGAGACTGAACCACAAGACCACACGTCCAAAACAAAACAGTGACTTGTCATTGGAGAACATTTTTGCTACAGCAGAAGAACGTCGCCAAATTCTTAAATGGAAGTTCTCGATTTTGGGCCCTACCAAACATTACCTTTAGGCACCCCTAAAAAGGGACAAGCAATTCGTTGAGGGTGGCTTTGGCTTTTATGCAGGAGCAGGAAACGATGTTCTGACCAATGGCAGCTATCAGATTGAAACCGAATCAGCTTTGGGAGGAAAATCAACCATACCTTCCATTCTCTCAGGAGGTCTAGGGAACGACACTTATGATCTCCTGACCGATCAAGAATGGGGATTCGTCGCCGATGCAGGGGGCGGCAAAGATACCATTCGATTTGGAATGGGGAAATTCAGCGATCTCAACCCAAAGTCCAAATCCTTGAATTCTGTCGTCAGTACCATCCTCATCAATGATCGCGATGTGATGATCTCCACAACCAATCTCGACACTGGCGTCAGAGATTTTGGAATGATCTTCTCGGACCCTTTCGGAACTCTGGTCCCCGAGAACAAGCTCGAGAAAGTGAAATTCGGCAAGAAAAAATACTCATTCAGAAAGTTCCTTAAGAGCCTCGAGAAGAATGCTGAAAAATCACCTAACTTTTACTCCATTGATACGGCCACTTTTTCAGAGTTGGGCGAAGCTGGCTTACTGGATCTGACTGGTTTCCCCGACACAAATGTTCTGGACAGTGGCGAGTACATTCAAATCGCTCTTATCAACAATTCATTGGTGGTCTAACTCAAAGCCAATAAAAAGCCGGCCCAATGGGCCGGCTTTTGTGGTTTCAAATTAACAACAAGGATCAGCCAGCAACGGCTGAACCACCAACAACCTCAAGAATCTCCTGAGTAATCGCCGCCTGACGCGCCTTGTTGTAATCCAAGGTCAACGTCTTGGCGAGTTCCTTGGCATTGTCACTTGCATTGTTCATGGCCGTCATCCGACTGGCCAGCTCAGATGCCGCTGATTCCTGCAGGGAACGCAAAAGCTGATTCTGCAGGTAGAGAGGCAGCAATGCATTCAACAATTGCTCAGGGCTCTGCTCAAACACGATGTCCGAAGGGATTTTCGGTTCCGTGTTTGCAGGCCCGGCACCAGGTTCCACCGTCAAACGACCATCCTTGGTGGTGAGACGGAAGATCTCATCGTCGGGATCGGCAATGTCCTGGGGATCAAGCGGCAGCAGCGTCTGAACCACCGGCTTACAACTCACCAAATTGATGAACTTGGTGAAAATAATTTCTACACGATCACTACTCTGGGCAATGAATTCAGCCAGAAGGTCGGTGGCGATGGTATTGGCTTCATCAGCCGTCGGTACCTGCTCCAAGCCAGCAAACGTGGCTTGAATCGGATAATTGCGGTTGGAGAAGTAACTGCCAGCCTTTCGGCCGATCAGCACCAATTTCACATCAAAGCCTTTGCCTTTGAGCTCAGCAAAGCGTTGCTCAGTGCGTCTGATGATGTTGGAGTTGTATCCACCACAGAGGCCTCGATCACCGGTGCAGGCCACCAAGGTGACGCTCTGCACTGGCCGTTGCTCCATCAGAGGAGCTGCAGCATCTTCCATCTGCATGCGGGACTGGAGATTCTCCAGCACGCGCGCCAATCGATCCGCGAAGGGACGACTGCGCAACACCTGCTCCTGTGCACGACGCACTTTGGCTGCAGCAACAAGGCGCATGGCCTCGGTGATTTTTCTGGTGTTCTTGACCGATTTAATCCGGTCGCGGATCTCTTTGAGATTTGCCATGTCGGCGACTTCAGCTGGCCGAAGCCACGAGGTTGGACACGACTTCGTTGATGGCGTCCTTGAGGATGGCCTCAGCCTCAGGGCTCATCACCTTTTTCTCCTGAATTTCATTGATGAACTCAGGCTTGTTGGACTTCAGGTACTCGCGCAGCTCACGCGAGAAATCAACAATGCTTTCGACCGGGACATCATCGATGAGGCCTTTGACGCCGGCGTAAACAATGGCGACCTGCTCAGCAAGGATCAGCGGGCTGAACTGGGGTTGCTTGAGCAGCTCACGCAGACGCTTGCCGCGGCCGAGCTGCTTCTGAGTGGCCGCATCAAGATCGGAAGCGAACTGCGAGAAGGCAGCCAGTTCATCGAACTGAGCAAGCTCCAGCTTCAGGGTTCCGGCAATCTTCTTGATCGCCTTGGTCTGGGCGGCACCGCCCACCCGACTCACGGACACACCCACATTGATGGCCGGGCGCAGACCGGAGTTGAACAGGTCAGAACTCAGGAAGATTTGGCCATCGGTGATCGAAATCACGTTGGTGGGGATGTACGCCGAAACGTCACCGGCTTGGGTCTCGATGATGGGGAGAGCGGTCATCGATCCTTTGCCCATGGCATCGGAGAGCTTGGCGGCACGTTCAAGCAAACGGCTGTGAAGGTAGAAAACGTCTCCGGGATAGGCCTCACGACCGGGCGGACGACGCAGCAGCAGGGACATCTGGCGGTAAGCAGCCGCCTGCTTGGACAGGTCGTCGTAGATCACCAGGGTTGCCTTGCCCTTGTACATGAAGTACTCGGCGATCGAAGCACCCGTATAAGGAGCCAGGTACTGCAGGGCAGCGGGCTCAGAGGCGTTCGCGGCCACCACCACCGTGTAATCGAGAGCGCCACGTTCGCGGAGCACTTCAACCACGTTGGCCACTGATGCCGCTTTCTGGCCCACGGCAACGTAGACGCAGATCATGTCCTGATCCTTCTGATTCAGGATCGTGTCGATCGCGATAGCGGTCTTGCCGGTCTGGCGGTCTCCGATGATCAGCTCCCGCTGGCCACGACCGACGGGGATCATGGCGTCGATGGCGGTGATGCCGGTCTGCATCGGCTCATGCACCGACTTCCGCTGAATGATGCCCGGAGCCATCGACTCGATCAGGCGCATCTCTGTTGCAGCGATGTCGCCCTTGCCGTCGATGGGCTGACCCAACGAGTTGACCACCCGTCCGAGGGTCGCTTCTCCAACGGGGACTGAAGCGATCTTGCCGGTGGCTTTAACGGTGCTGCCTTCCTGAATGCCAAGGCCTTCGCCCATCAGCACGGCGCCGACGTTGTCGTCTTCGAGGTTGAGGGCGATGGCTTCGGTGCCATCTTCAAACTCGAGAAGCTCACCAGCCATGGCCTCTTGCAGGCCGTAGACACGGGCGATGCCGTCTCCCACCTGGAGAACGGAGCCAACATTGCTGACGGAGACAGACTTGTCGTAATCCTCAATCTGCTTTTTGAGGATGGCGCTGATCTCGTCGGGACGGATGGAAACCATGGCGTTTGCCCCAAGCGGGGAAGAGTTGAGGAAGGAGCGAAAAGAAAGGGGAGTGGACTCAGCTCGCCTTGGCGAGCGCCAGACCGAGGCGGCGAACCTGTCCTGACAGGCTGGCATCGATCACCTGAGAGCCAAGACTCACGACGAAACCGCCGATCAGACCTGGATCAACACTGAGGTCGATATCGACCTTCTTGGTACCGGCCATGGCCTGCACCTTGCTTGACAATGCGGCTTGCTGCTCCTCTGTGAGAGGTTGAGCTGAACGCACGTGGGCCAACGTGATGCCCTGCTGCTGGCGGTAGAGCTCGAGATAGCGAAGCATCACCGCATCGAGCGCCTGAAGGCGCTGACGATCTGCCAGCACTTTGAGCAGATTCATCAACGATGGTGTGACCTGATCACCAAGCAAGGCATCAAGAGCTTGCTTTTTGCCTGAGGGCTCGAGCACCGGCGACACCATCGCGTCACGAAAATCAGCTGAGCTCTCCCACACACCGAGAAGGTCCTTGCATTGCTCAGCAACCGTCTCGGACTCCTTGCGTCCTTCGGTGATCTGAAGCAAGGCTTCGGCGTAGGGCGTAGCCAGTGAATTGAGAATCGGCATCAGGCGTCCCTCAGATTGGCGATGGAAGCATCCAGCAGCTTGCTTTGGGCCTTGTCATCAAGACGGCCCGGCAGGTCTTTGAGAACCTTGCTGATGGCTGCGGTGGCGGCTTCGCGGCGAAGAGCATCGTTGATCCGAATGGCCTCGGCGTCGGCATCCGCAGAGGCTCCCTGTTTGATGTTGGCCATCACAGCGATGGTGCGTTGCTCTCCCTCAGCACGGATGGAAGCCGCGCGGGATTGACCATCCAGACGAATCTTTTCAGCCCTCTTATTGGCCTCAGCCAGATCAGCCTGTGCTTTGGCGAGCTCGTCAGTGGCCGTTTTCAGGCGCGTTTCAGCGTCCTGCAGATCCTGGAGGATGGCTGTGCGGCGCCGCTCGAGAATGCCGCCAAGGAATCCACTGAGGAACTTGACCAGAAGAACAATGACGATGGTCAGGTTGACCAGATTCGTCTCGAAAATGTTGAAGTTGAATCCGAAACCTTCGGAAGCCAGCAGGGGTAGGAAGGTCATCAGGCAGTGAGCAGTCGGTTAATGATCTGATCGCTGAGCTGGTCAACCCGGCTCTGGAGTTGTGAACGAGCCTGATTGCGCTCGTCATCCATCTCGCGGCGGGCAGCTTCCTTGGTGCTGTTCGCTTCCAGCTCTGCCTGGGTAATCGCTGCGCGGTAAAGGCCGTCAACTTCTTGTTCGGCCTCCACCACAGCAGCCTGAGCCGCTTGACGGGCCCCTTTCAGCTGCTCAGCCAGGTCGGCTTCCAGACGTTGAATCTGGGCAAGCTTCTCCTTGGCATCAGCTCGGCTGGTGGAGATATAGCCCTCTCGATCCTCCACGACCTTGCCGACCGGACGGAAGAAGAGAACATTGAGCAGGTAGGTGAGGACAACCACCTGAACCGCCATCAGCGGAAGGGTGGCATCGAGGTCGAAAAGACCTCCCTCAGGAACACCTGCTTCAGCAAGCAGAAGCCAGGTCATGGAAGGGTGCGCTGGAAAGGGATCGGTACAAGACGGTCAGAAGGGGGGAACGAACCCCCCGCCCTGATCAGCCGGCGAAAGGGTTGGCGAACAGAAGCACCAGAGCCACCACCAGGCCGTAGATGGTCAGCGATTCCATGAATGCCAGGGACAGCAGCAGGGTTCCGCGGATCTTGCCTTCGGCTTCGGGCTGACGGGCGATGCCTTCAACAGCGCCGCCGGACGCGGTGCCCTGTCCGATACCAGGGCCGATAGCGGCCAGGCCAACTGCCAGGCCTGCAGCCACAACGGAAGCAGCGGAGGTAATGGAATCCATGTTTGGTGGGGTTAGGGGAAGCGCGTGGAGCGCTGAACTGAATTGGGTTGGGGATCGGTTCCCCCCGCGCTGGGACACCCCTTCAAGGAGTGGGCCCGATCAAGCGTCGGACCTACGCGCGGTTTTGTTTAGCAGATCGCCTCAAAAGGCGAAAGAGTTTTGAAAATTAGTGGGCCTCGTGAAGTCCTTCTCCGATGTAAAAAGCGGCGAGGGTGGCAAAAATAAGCGCCTGAATCGCACTGGTGAAGAGCCCCAAAAGCATCACGGGCAGAGGCACAATCAAAGGCACGAGATACACCAGAACTCCCACAGCTAATTCGTCAGCCAGGATGTTTCCGAACAAACGGAAAGAGAGCGACAGAGGCTTGGTGAATTCCTCGATGATCTTGAACGGGAGCATGATCGGAGTCGGCTCCACATACAGCTCGAAGAAACGCAGTCCCTTG
Coding sequences within:
- the atpA gene encoding F0F1 ATP synthase subunit alpha → MVSIRPDEISAILKKQIEDYDKSVSVSNVGSVLQVGDGIARVYGLQEAMAGELLEFEDGTEAIALNLEDDNVGAVLMGEGLGIQEGSTVKATGKIASVPVGEATLGRVVNSLGQPIDGKGDIAATEMRLIESMAPGIIQRKSVHEPMQTGITAIDAMIPVGRGQRELIIGDRQTGKTAIAIDTILNQKDQDMICVYVAVGQKAASVANVVEVLRERGALDYTVVVAANASEPAALQYLAPYTGASIAEYFMYKGKATLVIYDDLSKQAAAYRQMSLLLRRPPGREAYPGDVFYLHSRLLERAAKLSDAMGKGSMTALPIIETQAGDVSAYIPTNVISITDGQIFLSSDLFNSGLRPAINVGVSVSRVGGAAQTKAIKKIAGTLKLELAQFDELAAFSQFASDLDAATQKQLGRGKRLRELLKQPQFSPLILAEQVAIVYAGVKGLIDDVPVESIVDFSRELREYLKSNKPEFINEIQEKKVMSPEAEAILKDAINEVVSNLVASAS
- a CDS encoding F0F1 ATP synthase subunit gamma translates to MANLKEIRDRIKSVKNTRKITEAMRLVAAAKVRRAQEQVLRSRPFADRLARVLENLQSRMQMEDAAAPLMEQRPVQSVTLVACTGDRGLCGGYNSNIIRRTEQRFAELKGKGFDVKLVLIGRKAGSYFSNRNYPIQATFAGLEQVPTADEANTIATDLLAEFIAQSSDRVEIIFTKFINLVSCKPVVQTLLPLDPQDIADPDDEIFRLTTKDGRLTVEPGAGPANTEPKIPSDIVFEQSPEQLLNALLPLYLQNQLLRSLQESAASELASRMTAMNNASDNAKELAKTLTLDYNKARQAAITQEILEVVGGSAVAG
- a CDS encoding F0F1 ATP synthase subunit B', which gives rise to MTWLLLAEAGVPEGGLFDLDATLPLMAVQVVVLTYLLNVLFFRPVGKVVEDREGYISTSRADAKEKLAQIQRLEADLAEQLKGARQAAQAAVVEAEQEVDGLYRAAITQAELEANSTKEAARREMDDERNQARSQLQSRVDQLSDQIINRLLTA
- the atpH gene encoding ATP synthase F1 subunit delta, whose protein sequence is MPILNSLATPYAEALLQITEGRKESETVAEQCKDLLGVWESSADFRDAMVSPVLEPSGKKQALDALLGDQVTPSLMNLLKVLADRQRLQALDAVMLRYLELYRQQQGITLAHVRSAQPLTEEQQAALSSKVQAMAGTKKVDIDLSVDPGLIGGFVVSLGSQVIDASLSGQVRRLGLALAKAS
- a CDS encoding F0F1 ATP synthase subunit B, coding for MTFLPLLASEGFGFNFNIFETNLVNLTIVIVLLVKFLSGFLGGILERRRTAILQDLQDAETRLKTATDELAKAQADLAEANKRAEKIRLDGQSRAASIRAEGEQRTIAVMANIKQGASADADAEAIRINDALRREAATAAISKVLKDLPGRLDDKAQSKLLDASIANLRDA
- the atpE gene encoding ATP synthase F0 subunit C → MDSITSAASVVAAGLAVGLAAIGPGIGQGTASGGAVEGIARQPEAEGKIRGTLLLSLAFMESLTIYGLVVALVLLFANPFAG